In Pedobacter heparinus DSM 2366, the following are encoded in one genomic region:
- a CDS encoding DNA-directed RNA polymerase subunit omega, translating to MMNTNKPAVPNTTVTRNVNDLDQKTKNIYESLVIISKRANQISNNMKEELHGKLAEFASSNDNLEEIFENREQIEISKHYERLPKPSLIAIDEFLNDKIYFRNPAKEQQ from the coding sequence ATGATGAACACGAATAAACCCGCTGTACCGAATACTACGGTTACTAGAAATGTTAATGATTTAGATCAGAAAACAAAAAATATCTACGAGTCTTTAGTAATTATTTCAAAAAGGGCTAACCAGATTTCTAACAACATGAAAGAAGAGTTGCACGGCAAATTGGCTGAATTCGCTTCTTCTAATGATAATCTGGAAGAGATTTTCGAAAACAGGGAGCAGATTGAAATCAGTAAGCACTATGAGCGTTTGCCTAAGCCAAGCTTAATTGCTATTGACGAGTTCCTGAACGATAAGATCTATTTCAGAAATCCTGCTAAAGAGCAACAATAA
- a CDS encoding outer membrane protein assembly factor BamD, whose amino-acid sequence MFKVKHVLLLSFTIIALTIAGCKSQFEKIRLSNDVAKKYQEAMRLYNKKNYAKALILFEDLSQKYRGRAEAEELNYHYALTLYKLKDYTTARYQFKSFADTYPTSKYAEECRYMGAYCYYLDSPAPSLDQENTYKAIDALQLFINFYPKSERAADAAKYIGLLRAKLEDKAYNNARLYYDLGGYDVSNYKAAVIALKNAQIDFPDIKYAEEMDFLIIKSQFAYAKNSLETRQEDRYNEAITYADEFVEAHPQSKLLEDAKALKKNSEQGIENAKHFLAELAKNQEKYRALMAKDARSDSTTTTIKTPIK is encoded by the coding sequence ATGTTTAAAGTTAAACACGTACTACTATTAAGTTTTACCATTATAGCCCTGACCATTGCGGGCTGCAAAAGCCAGTTTGAAAAGATCAGACTGAGCAACGATGTAGCCAAAAAGTATCAGGAGGCAATGCGTTTGTATAACAAAAAGAACTATGCAAAGGCTTTGATCTTATTTGAAGATCTTTCTCAGAAATACAGAGGCCGTGCAGAAGCTGAAGAGTTAAACTACCATTATGCTTTAACCCTGTATAAATTAAAGGACTACACTACTGCAAGGTATCAGTTTAAATCATTTGCAGATACTTACCCAACCAGTAAATATGCAGAAGAATGCAGATACATGGGTGCCTATTGCTATTACCTGGATTCTCCGGCCCCAAGCCTTGATCAGGAGAACACGTATAAAGCAATAGATGCCTTGCAATTGTTCATTAACTTTTATCCTAAAAGTGAGCGTGCCGCCGATGCTGCAAAATACATAGGACTTTTGCGTGCCAAGCTTGAAGATAAAGCATATAACAATGCCCGGTTGTATTACGATCTGGGTGGTTATGATGTAAGTAATTATAAGGCTGCTGTTATAGCATTGAAAAATGCGCAGATTGATTTCCCGGATATTAAATATGCTGAAGAAATGGATTTCCTGATTATCAAATCTCAGTTCGCTTATGCAAAGAACAGTTTGGAAACACGCCAGGAAGACCGTTACAACGAAGCCATTACTTATGCAGATGAATTTGTAGAGGCACATCCGCAAAGTAAATTGCTTGAAGATGCAAAAGCTTTAAAGAAAAATAGCGAACAAGGTATAGAAAATGCAAAACATTTTTTGGCTGAACTGGCCAAAAATCAGGAAAAATACAGAGCATTAATGGCAAAAGATGCCAGATCAGACAGTACCACTACGACAATAAAAACCCCCATCAAATGA